The following DNA comes from Anopheles coustani chromosome 2, idAnoCousDA_361_x.2, whole genome shotgun sequence.
CCGTTCTCTAGTTTAACGTGTTCCTCAGCTTCATCCGAAAGTTCCGGAATATCTGTATCCATCGAAAGCAGCGACTACTCCTGCGAAGcggtgttgttgctgctgctggtggcggTCGTGGAAAGTAGGTTTCACAGCAAGGACAGTAAAAATGCGAAGGACGACTGTGTTCCTAGTAGGTGGAGGTATGTGTGTACGTTTGTCGCTTCGACCGATTTACGGGACAAACGAGGATGACGACAGACCGAAAACCACACAAGATTCACCCGAATGCAGAGCGAATGTGATTATGTAGCACCAGCGCAGCAGCCGAAAGTCACGGGCGGATATTTTCGACGAAATTTCCTTTCCGTCCTCGGTCCTTGTGCACGAGAAAAACGAgcaacgacgatgatgacacCGACGTCGACAACGACGATGGGATATATTGGAGTTCCTGTGCGCTTGTCTGCCAATCGCTTCCTGCCACCGCCACACCCGGTGGAAATTTTTGTCCCTCGAATCGCCCTACCCGAGGCGCCCTCGGCGCGTGCGTATGCGTAGGAAAAGGGATCCGTTGGTACGCGCTTGGCGTACCGAGGAAGCCGCTGCAAAAAGGCTCGCCTGTGGTGACGATGTGCAATCCGTTTTCCCAACGGGGCTGGTTTCGGGGGAAGAATGTCCGGGAAGGGTTGTCGCGTTTCTGTGCACCGTGTTGTGTTTTGcccctgctgctgttgctactGCTGGTAGCGACAACGTCCGAATCGCCCTACCGACGACCGATATATTCGCGCTTCGACGAATCGCAACGAGAGATGGAATCCGAAGCGCGCGCGGGGAATTGTACTACACTCAAATTCGTTTTTTCTGGTTCCCGatccgtgtgtgtgtctctcGACGGATGGGAGCGCGTGGACAATCGGGTGGCACTAGATCGGCACTGTAGGCTCGTGGAGTGTCGGTCGCGGTGGTTGCTTCACAAAACAACGGCACTGCTTTCCTGGGCTTTGGTTGCGAACAAGCTGTCACTTGGCTTTGTTGTGGCTCCGGATGCCCACAAACTCCACTTGTCTTCAGCGCTTTTCGCTTGCGTTCGCCCTAGATTACACTTCTCGATGCCTGCTCTCGTTATCCTTTCACGGTTTCACTTGTCGCTATCATCTCACCAAGCTTGTTGGAGCAGTGGCGAAAAATTTCATCGATAATGACCTTTCCGCAGATAAAGCGTCAACACTACACAGCGAGTCGCACAAACAACAATTGCCTCGCAAGAACCACTGCTTCCTTCCTGTGGCACCTTTGCTATCAACAATTATTTCGCACTTTTTCGACACGCACGTACAGTTTGCTTCGTCGGGACGGGAATCGAATTGAAACGAAAGAATTTTTATACGTCGACGACGCGGCGGACCCGTCGCGGTTGCTACTTTGGTGCGAATGaattagtgttggcagaatcgggattcggaagatttgaagattcgatccgtagagggattccaaagattcgaatcccatttgacagcttctaaagattcgaatcccatctgacagattctaaagatttgaatcccattgGACGGATTCtaacgatttgattcgattaggattcgaatcagatttgattggtttgggactcgatttgattcgattctgacttgttCCTAAACTGtatgaatcgactcacaatgatttgagtcggaTTAGTCACATAAatagtcgatctagagattTCCTGACTAGTCGAtctaaagagagaaaaattcctggaacctattttttacgaagaaatacagtagaatgtccatgatccgagttgttctacccaaccaaacccatttcatcaggaccagaccatttttaccgaattCTGAATCGGATTCTGGGCATTCTGATTaggataaacaatttccagaccgacattgatttgtttacatgatgatgatgttaatgatgatgatgatgagtcccaccgcctacccctacataggtttgagagggacgaaagtatcttgcgatattaaatataaatcatcaaacgagaggggTCATTGGGGTAatactctccagaacaatcacatccaactctgctccattcatacaacggtcgccatcgATTGCACAAGGgggtacatcttagatttcccaactagcaaaaggagaccactttccggagtagggcaggtattttcgcacagttttggttaacaccgccagctattaatggttgatagtgtggAGAAATccaccagtactacttaagggacctgatctAGCTCCTTCCATACAAcggtcccgagcaatcacctcgaaaggtaaatcgccgagtcccccaaggttaacgaggcaccactttccggagtgtAAGAGAATATTTTggctctgtttgtagttccccccgccaattaccattggttgataatgtggttCCAgtatcaagaacagaaagggacccaactacagcgagatgtgtagatactattagttcttttcgtacagaAATTATcaccaattgtcctcatttacgcgcgcgtgtctcaaaactatgtagactcattcattctattaagttaaataagataataaaaataaaaattccctgttcatttttttactcatcatcatcataatcgaagaccatgttgacaaatgcaatactacgggctcaaaaactacaacatttactaaatgcattgcaagcacagcgtcagacTACCCGCTTTACGTatacggcgcataggcgtttgaactccctAAGATTTCacgcttgtttaatctctctcggcatcctgttgtacTATTGTACTCCTTtgcaaaacaacgaatttcggaCGTTTCCAGACAGATAGCCGGGAAGTCTTGGCTCACCGGCATTAGGAGTGTGAGTCCTAACtactatcctttcccccaaatacgCTGGTACCAGgcgtttcaaaattttgtacacaaagaccACAGTTCCAAAggaacactatccgctgcttggACTGTTCCGACTGTttcttggattgggattcggatttggggattcGGTTTACCAACCACTACGAACGAAGCTGCGCGCCAAACTTTGtgcaacaagcttcaaaaactaACTAATTTctcaataactttttagtggctTGGCCAATTTTAGCGCCAGACCTCTCAAATAAAAGGTCTTTTAAAGACTGATAACTCTGTGCAACAAAGACTCTTGCGCAattcttagtttatgaaattctgAGGCGTAGGTGcagaaaccttggttggtattttctgctgaaataactaATTTGTGAATAACTTTACAATTGCTGAACTGATTTGTACatgtgaccccttaaatgaaaggtctgttCAAGACACATAACTCTATCTTACAATAGATCCATTCATATTTGTCATatgtttttgagaaaactaattgtgtggaaaagagacAGCACTCTACCGGGAACAAGGTGAATAAACATCGATAACTAAAAAGCCAAAATCTGcctatttgttaataactattgATTTGCTAAACCAATTTTCACAATTGACCCCTTAAAggaaaggtcttttcaagacgCACAACTGCGTTGAAGGTAGATTTTTCCGTACTTTACACAGTACTTTTATACTACACAGGTGGGAATGTGTTCGCCCGAGGGGGCGAAAAGGTAAATCAGGTCGATTGGCAATTTAGGTTAAAAAAGCCAATTCTCGCATAACTTGTTAGTTCCTTGGCCGATTTCCACaaatgacccctcaaatgaaaggtctttgcaAGTCGCGTAATTTTGTCTCATATTACATTTTATCCATCTTTTCTAGTTATTCTACCAGCTCACGTCGAGAGAAAAGAGGAAATTTCCTCTCGCGCACTGTATTTGCACATGCGCGGTGCGTGTACAGAAACAACGTTTCGCCTGAACCGGTTCACCGGTTATATTGATATTCTtatgtaaatcattcattgaattaaacacatcatatgaaaaatcggcattagatgagcaggtatgatatgacggattgggattcggattcgaagatccggatctcagaatggatttgaatcgaaagattcgaatctctgtAGGGACTcagttttcccatcactagAATGTATGGTGGTTCTGTACGTCACTGACGTTTGACAGCCCAAGGCGGTGAAACTTGTTTGAATCTGATAATGGGTTTACACTGCCTGGTTTGTGTTCAATCCAGGTGAAAGCCTATACGCGCTATCAGTTTGAAAGCTCTGTTGCATTTCGATTTCAAATCGAACTTTCCAACCACAGTTAGgcagcgtccacacggcatcgtagcgtagcgattttgacacttcGTCGGCTcgacgcacatctcgtgctgtttgagtaatcaagcggatcacgagtttcgtgcgatctgacaaacggaaggaaatattcctttcgttacggcgggtgaacagccgcattttgactgcgcactagcgtggttggctagcagtgctcctggccgcatggtggcagtcaaaaggcgacgcctacagaaaatcgaaaaccacagaaaatcaggacatatggcctttagttgccagtccttaacctaaagaggtctatgtctccaggttagcttgcgaaggcccaggaagctggattcaatagccgtactggagtaaatcctcgtcgaattgaagaagaagaagaagagtgtCGCTTGAAAAATGTCGTTATAAATGTTTAGTGTTCTAAGGAAATATTGGTGCTTCCTTTTAAAAAGAGTTTAAAATAAGACTTACCTATTGATTTGAATATAATACTAATAATTCTATAATAAATGGCGACTTAATAAATTTACAAGAAAAGCTCGTTCtattatttacaaaacaacCATAACTGGTAATGGGCATACTTTACTATTATTTTTCGCCTCTTTCACTTTCTACCCATTGCTGCTGTGTCCCCTTTACCCATTCAAAATCACAACAAAACGGTGCGCTTTATGTATTAACTTTATTGAAATAgattacaaaaataacaaaaacgtgATCATCAATGTCTCGCTATAGAATGTGATTGCTCCCATTGGGCGTGTGGATTGTGATGACATGAAAAAGAATATATTTGCGAAACAGTTCCCGACCGTGTGCCATACAATGCGGCTATTAACATTCCCGCGGTTTAAGCTTTAGAAAAACCTTACATCATACCCGCGCTTTGCCTACCATCTTACAGGCTAGCGTTTTTTTTAAGCTTCAGTCCCTCGGTCAGCTGGCGGCCGAAATCGGCATCGACCATCGCAAAGTTCTTCACCGCACGCTCCTGCAGGAATGGCGAAGCGTTGCGCAGGTGACCGACGATGTTGTTGATCAACCGGCGGCGGCTAGCGTCATCCAGCACGCGCCGATAGAACACGGTCGCCTGGGAGAAATTGTCCTCGTCGGCCGTCTCGATGCGCTCCACATCGCCCGACACCTTCCAGGGCGAGTTTTGCAGCTTGTGAGCGAATGGGCACGTTTCGGGGCCGTTGAACGAGTTCGGGAAATAGTTCGGTGCTCCGGCCTGGTTGTCGGTGCTGTTCATCGGACCGTCGCGCTGGTAGTTGCGGGTGGCCACCCGGTATGGACAGTTCACCGGCAGCATCAGATAGTTCGCACCGACACGATGGCGGTGAGTATCGGCGTACGAGAAGAGACGGGCCTGGAGCATCTTGTCCGGGGACGGTTCAATGCCGGGCACCAGATGCGACGGGGCGAACGCCGCCTGCTCAACTTCGGCGAAGTAGTTGCTCGGGTTGCGATCAAGCACCATACGACCGACTGGAATAAGCGGGAACTCACTCTGTGGCCACACCTTGGTAAGATCGAACGGATTGAACGGCACCTTCTCGGCCTGCTCGAATGTCATCACCTGGATTTTGAGCGTCCAGCTGGGGAAGTCCTTCTTCGCGATGGCATTGTACAGATCGCGGATGCTGTAGTCCGGATCGGATCCGGCCAGTTCGTCCGCACGCGACACATCCATATTCTTGATGCCCTGGTCCGTTTTGAAGTGGAACTTGCAGTAAATCGGTTGACCCTGGGCATTGACCAGCTTGAACGTGTGAGAGCCATATCCGTTCATGAACCGGTAGCCGTCGGGGATACCACGGTCCGCAAACAGGAACATCACCTGGTGCGTCGTCTCCGGCCGCAGCGAGATAAAGTCCCAGAACATGTCCGGATCCTTCAGGTGCGTCGACGGGTTGCGCTTCTGCGTATGGATGAAGCTCGGGAATAGCACCGGATCGCGGATGAAGAAGATGGGCGTGTTGTTGCCCACCAGGTCCCACACGCCCTCGTCGGTGTAGAACTTAACGGCGAACCCGCGCGGATCGCGGGCCGTATCGGCGGAACCGCTCTCGCCACCGACGGTCGAGAAGCGGACGGCGAGTGGCGTCTTCTTGCCGACCGACTCGAATATCTTCGCCGCGCAGTACTGCGTGATGTCGTGCGTCACCTCGAAGTAGCCGAAGGCACCGGCGCCCTTGGCGTGGACCACACGCTCCGGAATACGCTCACGATCGAAGTGGGCTAGCTCGTCGATCAGGTGCACGTCCTGCAGCAGAATCGGACCACGTGGGCCCACCGTCTGGGAGGCTGTCTTCGTGCCAATCGGAGCTCCATGGCTGGTGGTGACCTTCGTCTTATCCTACAAAGATCGGAGAGCACAATCCCATTGGGGAACATTTATTAGAATGGATTTAATAGAACAGGTCAGAGTGTTTGCGAGTCGTTCTTGTTCCCTGACCCAGATTCAAGTGAAATAgataatacaaaaaaagaagcacaaTAGCGCTTGGTTAATGATCACATTTTCCggattaaatttgatttgtttgagcAACATTTAGAAACGAAAGGTAATGAATTTgcaaaaacattcaatttttacGCTCCCTTTCACTTTGCTCTTGATTTTTAAGTCACGGGATGCTAGCCCATCTGTAGCCCATCATCTACGCATTAAACCTACGACCTTTCATCGACCCCCCGTACAAGAAGTGCCTCATTAAGAGTATGTTCATGTTCAGATCACCGAAATCAATCGATGTTactggaagggaaaaaatcatcccgaGTCAACATACGCACGTTCCCTTTCAAATACACACCACGAAGGTAAGAGATTTAGTTTAAGATTCCATTTCACCGTTCATTTCATCCAGTGCCCATGCTCTCCGCCATAGGCCATGTTCCGCCAAAGCTAAGCCACCAGCCACGGATTGACCCAGATAGAATCGGAGTACCGGGTTTGTTGGATCCCACACTCGGAACAACCGAAACACCGATCGAATCGGGGAGATTGGAGAAATTTTTGGGAGTATACTTTCGAATGGCGTGCAGGCAGACACGGGAGAAATAACCGTTTATTCTGCGTGCATTGCTTTTTGAGAAATTGAACCTCTTTATTGTGTAAAATAGTACAACTGAGTACAAAACCAGACACGGTTTAATATCGCACtatatttactttttataatttaattttattattattaattttcaatctttttcagTATTTCAAGCACAAACAATATTTCCATTCGGCATTTATTATTTGCTATGAAACAAACTAATGTTTTGGACTTGTTGAACCACCATTTACTATCCATttgcgtgtgtctgtgttgtAAAAACATCGTCTTCCGCGGGCTGTCTTAAACGGTGGTGTTGTCCACCACGCCAAGCTCAATGGTAATTATTCGCACCAGTTGCGCTTCACAGCCGAAGCCCATCGcaggaaatttaatttgcaaaTGATTCCTCCTTCTTTTGGGGCCCCGCTGCTTGTCGGAAGGAACTTGGCTTGGAAACCCTTCTGTATAGTGCTTGAGACAGTCGGTCACGGTTCGTCGGTTTTGGGACGCATTCGTGTGCAGATATGGCGTGGACCCGGTGGATGGTTTCCAATGAATTATTCAGCAACGATCCTCGGTGATCGCAGGAACAAGGGGTTGTTCTTTTGCAAACTACATGCAGCTTTTACCTGTTGCAATAAGCTGGTGGAGAAGGTTTGCCAGAGTAAAATAGAATAACATAGTAAGTAAGAATACATATTCTGCTAGTGATCCTGTATTTAGTTTTTGCTTGCAGTTTTCcgaatttgtttttgcatgttttcttACACGACATTTAGCTCAACTTGATGCTCTTTCGCCTGTCCTTGACTCACTCGCTCGTTTAAGTCATGCAATTTTAACGGCGCGgaagaagtggaaaaaatGGTGCCACAAACAAGTGCTATGACGAATGGCTCCTAAACACGTTACCGGCTTGTTCTAACGCGATCGGAACTGGGGCAGAAAAACGGTCTAATCAACACTGTTCATGTTGAACGTTAAAACAACCACAAATTTAGTGCGGTGAAACTTGAGCGTAAAGTAGAAAATGCCTTCTTTCAATTAGCACTCCGACGACTTTGACGGAATAGAACGGAATGTGAACATAAAATGGTCACCTTAACTGCAGCACGAGGACGTGGCTGTTCTCGAATCCGAATGACGCTAGTATTTCTATAAAATCTCGGTCCACGGAATGTGCCCTACATCGCAATTGTATGAAAATATGTTGATGCAATTAATCTCCAACTAGTTGAGGCGAACAAGGCGAATAACCATGTATTGTTGTTTCTTCggatttgtttacaaaattttATCGACCAGATCAAATATGGTGGAATACTATCTTTGCAAAAGCAACTCCTTAGCAAACAACTACCAGAGAGCGCCATACAGCGCCGATGTCGTAAACACGGATAGTCGTCTATCTAACAAGATCTTGTTCCGGATCACCTAAAACCGGTCTTACAACATGGAAAAGTGTTATcaacaaatgttaaaaatataaaattccaAAAGTAAAGAACACAACTaccataaacatattttaaagcaAACATCTAATTTATCATCTCTAAAATGCAAGTGAACAAGGTATTATGTAAACACTGTTGCTTCGGGGAGCGTTATCATGTTACTAAGCTCGAATGAAacgcgatttttttttatcttatcaGCTTACACGGCAATTTTGAACGGGTCATCAAATTATGAAAGCCCCCCGGGCCGAAAATATTCTCTTAACAGTAAAGATTTgaaacggttttgtttttcacctcCCAGCTTGTGAATTGTCTTATCAGCAGCGTTCGCACTTCGAACACACAAGGTTTGTCGGTTTGAATCGATGTGCAGGATGTAATGAATATATTTAGGTTGaatgcaacataaataaaagtatAGAAATGTTCGTAAGACATAGGCGATCTTCACTCTACTTAGCCGCAAAGGCAGATCGCCTCACCGGCATTTTTCTCTCAAACATTAATAAACTAGTTACCGGCAGAAGTATGCGGAGTGGCCGtttaaacaagtaaaaaataaaataaaaaccatcccGTTCTGGGACCGGTTCGGTGTGTCTTTGGGTGCGTTTCGCCACTCGAACGGCATACAAATGCATACCTGGCGTGGCGCGACACACCATCATCGAAAAGCAAAAACCGGTCACGATTAATTTCCGTAGGACGTAGTTATATGTACGCTTCCTCCGGTCGCTCGCTCCGGCCGTCCATGTCTTCGTTGGAGGCTTGTTAAGACATTTcagttcatttgttttttttctgaccACTTTCAAACTGCATTAAAATGCACGATATGCACCAACCATCTTCAATGATCGTAGACTGCTGCTAGCGATCGTCAAAGATcttgtttggttttcattCTGTTCCTGAGCTTCAAATTATTCACAGTTTAGACTGCAGTTTGGAGACCATTGAATGTTGCATATTTGctgcgaaaaaataaaatagttattggacatattttaaaaattgcaaCATCTTTTATGTCGATTGTTTCAACttttacaaatttttaaaacaacataatGTACTTGTTgattttcaacaaaatcaaacagcCTTCGGAAAGACGGAAGCATGTTTATCTTATGCTACACACATGCTATAATGATATTTAACGGTAAAAGCCGTACCACCTTATCTTTAACTGCGGCTGCACTTTTATTGCCGTACTTTCGCcatcgttttttctttcttggtTGCTTGTGCTCGTGAAGTGAAAACACAATCGGGAACCAGCGCAAAAAATAAGGAAAGAATTCGGGCAGCCACATAAAAGCTAAAACCGATCGCGCTCGTCGTAGTGCGTCTCGAAAACCCGTTTTGTGGCCACTCTCCGTGCTGTACACGTCGTAGTAGGGAATGACTTCAAACTGACCCCAACCGGGCGATCACAGGCCCACGGGTTGCTTGCTCGAGGTACAAGATGTCGACAAATGAAGTGAACTGCCAATGGGAAGAAATATCTTCTGTTCCTTATTGCTTATCCACGATAGAATGGAAAGGTTGTGAAGTTTGTCAAGGGTTTGAAACATGTTTCTGTATGTTGATCTACAGTAGAGATATAAGCGACGAACCGTAAGGTCGCTTGTTATTTGACCGATTTGATTACGtttctgttttaaatatttcaatcttAGTCTCGATGAAACTCTCTAAGGTCCCCCCAACGGAGTATGATTGTCTGTTCGGCCGTTTGGAACCCCGCGAGTCCGCCTGTCTGTAGCTGATAATGCTCGGCTCATTATCATTGTTGATTCAAAGTCGTGCGATGGTGGTCTGGGTGGACGGTTG
Coding sequences within:
- the LOC131266340 gene encoding catalase isoform X1, with product MSRNPAENQLNLYKEAQKDKTKVTTSHGAPIGTKTASQTVGPRGPILLQDVHLIDELAHFDRERIPERVVHAKGAGAFGYFEVTHDITQYCAAKIFESVGKKTPLAVRFSTVGGESGSADTARDPRGFAVKFYTDEGVWDLVGNNTPIFFIRDPVLFPSFIHTQKRNPSTHLKDPDMFWDFISLRPETTHQVMFLFADRGIPDGYRFMNGYGSHTFKLVNAQGQPIYCKFHFKTDQGIKNMDVSRADELAGSDPDYSIRDLYNAIAKKDFPSWTLKIQVMTFEQAEKVPFNPFDLTKVWPQSEFPLIPVGRMVLDRNPSNYFAEVEQAAFAPSHLVPGIEPSPDKMLQARLFSYADTHRHRVGANYLMLPVNCPYRVATRNYQRDGPMNSTDNQAGAPNYFPNSFNGPETCPFAHKLQNSPWKVSGDVERIETADEDNFSQATVFYRRVLDDASRRRLINNIVGHLRNASPFLQERAVKNFAMVDADFGRQLTEGLKLKKNASL
- the LOC131266340 gene encoding catalase isoform X2, which encodes MSRNPAENQLNLYKEAQKVCVDKTKVTTSHGAPIGTKTASQTVGPRGPILLQDVHLIDELAHFDRERIPERVVHAKGAGAFGYFEVTHDITQYCAAKIFESVGKKTPLAVRFSTVGGESGSADTARDPRGFAVKFYTDEGVWDLVGNNTPIFFIRDPVLFPSFIHTQKRNPSTHLKDPDMFWDFISLRPETTHQVMFLFADRGIPDGYRFMNGYGSHTFKLVNAQGQPIYCKFHFKTDQGIKNMDVSRADELAGSDPDYSIRDLYNAIAKKDFPSWTLKIQVMTFEQAEKVPFNPFDLTKVWPQSEFPLIPVGRMVLDRNPSNYFAEVEQAAFAPSHLVPGIEPSPDKMLQARLFSYADTHRHRVGANYLMLPVNCPYRVATRNYQRDGPMNSTDNQAGAPNYFPNSFNGPETCPFAHKLQNSPWKVSGDVERIETADEDNFSQATVFYRRVLDDASRRRLINNIVGHLRNASPFLQERAVKNFAMVDADFGRQLTEGLKLKKNASL